A genomic window from Carassius auratus strain Wakin chromosome 19, ASM336829v1, whole genome shotgun sequence includes:
- the LOC113119134 gene encoding NEDD8-conjugating enzyme Ubc12-like, with protein sequence MIKLFSLKQQKKDEESAGGARAGAGGKKASAAQLRIQKDINELNLPKTCEMVFPDQDDLLSFKLLISPDEGFYKGGKFVFSFKVGQGYPHDPPKVKCETMVYHPNIDLEGNVCLNILREDWKPVLTINSIIYGLQYLFLEPNPEDPLNKEAAEVLQTNRGLFEQNVQRSLRGGYVGATYFERCLK encoded by the exons ATGATCAAGCTTTTCTCGCTGAAGCAGCAGAAGAAGGACGAGGAGTCTGCGGGAGGAGCGCGAGCCGGAGCCGGCGGGAAGAAGGCGAGCGCGGCCCAGCTGCGGATACAGAAGG ACATCAACGAGCTGAACCTGCCGAAGACGTGTGAGATGGTGTTCCCCGACCAGGACGACCTGCTCAGCTTCAAGCTCCTCATCTCCCCGGACGAG GGTTTCTATAAAGGTGGGAAATTTGTCTTCAGTTTTAAG GTGGGACAGGGATACCCTCACGACCCTCCTAAAGTCAAATGTGAAACCATGGTCTATCACCCCAACATCGACCTCGAAGGCAACGTCTGTCTCAATATTTTGAG AGAAGACTGGAAGCCGGTGTTGACCATTAACTCCATCATATATGGACTCCAGTATCTGTTCCTG GAGCCCAATCCTGAAGATCCTCTGAACAAGGAGGCAGCGGAGGTGCTGCAGACCAACCGGGGTCTGTTCGAGCAGAACGTCCAGCGCTCGCTGCGCGGAGGATACGTGGGAGCCACCTACTTCGAGCGCTGCCTCAAATAG
- the fbxl19 gene encoding F-box/LRR-repeat protein 19 isoform X3 has product MLNAEGMSGSKALGGARRRRTRCRRCQACMRTECGECHFCKDMKKFGGPGRMKQSCLLRQCTAPVLPHTAVCLACGEAGKEDTVESEEEKFSLSLMECTICNEIIHPSCLKMASSEGIINDEIPNCWECPKCHKEGKTSKDPGDGSGKRRLDNGEVSRWKLTDEPPPSKKKSLPLEDTARPDGAKRRRDRDLPQETAAKKKIKGARDKHLKKQKTKPNSSDSSEANGPNSSSGGGHGSGSVQASTPSQDLRSHQREKLERFKRMCQLLERVRDSSSSSSSSSETDSESDSDSPSPAGASEPSSPAYGSGARERERSRRLAELGFSASEESEGESVAAQEQEDEPQTQRRRGDTSTRQRRTLAEAEPDDDEEGSGDRAHKALAPSSPLTATQPPSYGHLAGPEGLSSSKRTNGQDARNGRTRVSGRELQEKENSNSSSVSNHRHAAGKAVRGSRVRGAGRQGQSAPWNKSTATAGSGAANGGSHPGSVSLAPPRSQLLKRSAVAVPSPPRPLQMERHLVRPPPACPEPHCLPLDSGASHVLPRDVWLRVFQHLSQRQLCVCMRVCRTWSRWCCDHRLWTQIDLSRQRSITPPMLSSIIRRQPVSLNLGYTNISKKQLMWLINRLQGLLELNVAGCSWASVSALCQSVCPCLRLLDLSWVEDLKDSHLRELLAPPTNDTRSGCVKVTEQCLPLLRRCASLQTVDLRSCCLLAPDVSQLHCFPSAPDRLLLKNS; this is encoded by the exons ATG CTGAATGCGGAGGGGATGTCTGGCAGTAAGGCTCTGGGGGGTGCGCGGCGGCGGAGGACACGGTGCCGGCGCTGTCAGGCCTGCATGCGGACCGAGTGTGGAGAGTGTCACTTCTGTAAGGACATGAAGAAGTTCGGCGGGCCGGGCCGGATGAAGCAGTCCTGTCTGCTCCGCCAGTGCACTGCG CCCGTGTTGCCGCACACAGCCGTGTGTTTGGCGTGTGGTGAAGCAGGGAAGGAGGACACGGTGGAGTCGGAGGAGGAGAAGTTCAGCCTGTCGCTCATGGAGTGCACCATCTGTAACGAGATCATCCACCCCAGCTGTCTGAAG ATGGCCAGCTCTGAAGGCATCATCAATGATGAGATCCCAAACTGCTGGGAATGTCCAAAGTGCCACAAGGAGGGAAAGACCAGCAAG GATCCAGGAGATGGTTCAGGGAAGAGGCGCCTGGACAATGGGGAGGTGAGCCGCTGGAAGCTGACGGATGAGCCTCCTCCCAGTAAGAAGAAGAGCCTTCCTCTGGAGGACACGGCCCGGCCGGACGGAGCCAAGCGCAGGAGGGACAGGGATCTTCCTCAGGAGACGGCTGCCAAGAAGAAG ATCAAAGGAGCCCGTGATAAACACCTGAAGAAG CAGAAAACCAAACCCAACTCGTCGGACTCCTCTGAAGCCAACGGGCCGAACTCTTCGTCGGGCGGCGGACACGGCTCCGGCTCAGTGCAGGCCTCGACGCCAAGCCAGGACCTGCGCTCGCATCAGCGTGAGAAACTGGAGCGCTTCAAGCGCATGTGCCAGCTCCTGGAGCGAGTGCGTGACTCCAGCTCCTCGTCCTCCTCCAGCTCAGAGACTGACTCTGAGTCGGACTCGGACTCTCCGTCCCCCGCGGGCGCCTCGGAGCCGTCCTCTCCGGCGTACGGCAGCGGAGCGCGCGAGCGTGAGCGGAGCCGGCGTCTGGCCGAGCTGGGCTTCAGCGCCAGCGAGGAGTCCGAGGGCGAGAGCGTGGCGGCGCAGGAGCAGGAGGACGAGCCGCAGACGCAGCGCCGCAGAGGAGACACCAGCACGCGGCAGCGGAGGACGCTTGCTGAGGCTGAGCCGGACGATGATGAGGAAGGCTCGGGCGACCGCGCTCACAAAGCCCTGGCCCCGTCCTCACCACTCACGGCTACGCAGCCGCCGAGCTACGGACACTTAGCGGGCCCCGAGGGCCTGTCCTCGTCCAAGCGCACCAACGGACAAGACGCACGCAACGGCCGCACGAGGGTGAGCGGCAGGGAGCTGCAGGAGAAGGAGAACTCCAACAGCAGCAGCGTCTCCAATCACCGGCACGCCGCTGGGAAGGCCGTCCGCGGGAGCAGGGTCCGTGGAGCAGGCCGGCAGGGCCAGAGCGCTCCCTGGAACAAGAGCACAGCGACGGCCGGATCCGGCGCAGCCAACGGCGGCTCTCACCCGGGGAGCGTCTCGCTGGCACCGCCGCGCTCACAGCTGCTGAAGAGGAGCGCTGTGGCCGTGCCCTCCCCGCCGCGCCCGCTGCAGATGGAGCGGCACCTGGTGCGCCCCCCGCCGGCCTGCCCTGAGCCCCACTGCCTGCCGCTGGACAGCGGAGCCTCACACGTGCTGCCCCGGGACGTCTGGCTCCGCGTCTTCCAGCACCTCAGCCAGCGCCAGCTGTGCGTCTGCATGCGTGTGTGCCGCACCTGGAGCCGCTG gtgctgTGATCACAGGTTATGGACTCAGATCGATCTGAGCCGCCAGCGCTCCATCACTCCTCCCATGCTGAGCAGTATAATCCGTCGACAGCCCGTGTCTCTCAACCTGGGCTACACCAACATCTCCAAGAAACAGCTCATGTGGCTCATTAACCGTCTGCAAG GGCTGCTGGAGCTGAACGTGGCGGGCTGCTCGTGGGCCTCGGTCTCGGCGctctgtcagtctgtgtgtcCCTGTCTGCGGCTGCTGGACCTCAGCTGGGTGGAGGATCTGAAGGACTCGCATCTGAGAGAGCTGCTGGCCCCGCCGACCAACGACACACGCTcag
- the fbxl19 gene encoding F-box/LRR-repeat protein 19 isoform X4 yields the protein MLNAEGMSGSKALGGARRRRTRCRRCQACMRTECGECHFCKDMKKFGGPGRMKQSCLLRQCTAPVLPHTAVCLACGEAGKEDTVESEEEKFSLSLMECTICNEIIHPSCLKMASSEGIINDEIPNCWECPKCHKEGKTSKDPGDGSGKRRLDNGEVSRWKLTDEPPPSKKKSLPLEDTARPDGAKRRRDRDLPQETAAKKKIKGARDKHLKKQKTKPNSSDSSEANGPNSSSGGGHGSGSVQASTPSQDLRSHQREKLERFKRMCQLLERVRDSSSSSSSSSETDSESDSDSPSPAGASEPSSPAYGSGARERERSRRLAELGFSASEESEGESVAAQEQEDEPQTQRRRGDTSTRQRRTLAEAEPDDDEEGSGDRAHKALAPSSPLTATQPPSYGHLAGPEGLSSSKRTNGQDARNGRTRVSGRELQEKENSNSSSVSNHRHAAGKAVRGSRVRGAGRQGQSAPWNKSTATAGSGAANGGSHPGSVSLAPPRSQLLKRSAVAVPSPPRPLQMERHLVRPPPACPEPHCLPLDSGASHVLPRDVWLRVFQHLSQRQLCVCMRVCRTWSRWCCDHRLWTQIDLSRQRSITPPMLSSIIRRQPVSLNLGYTNISKKQLMWLINRLQGLLELNVAGCSWASVSALCQSVCPCLRLLDLSWVEDLKDSHLRELLAPPTNDTRSAHGENRGGRFQNVTELRLVGLEVTDAVSRLLVRYLPHLSKLDLSQCCHITDQSIQTLTSALSPLRESLTHVSLAGCVKVTEQCLPLLRRCASLQTVDLRSCCLLAPDVSQLHCFPSAPDRLLLKNS from the exons ATG CTGAATGCGGAGGGGATGTCTGGCAGTAAGGCTCTGGGGGGTGCGCGGCGGCGGAGGACACGGTGCCGGCGCTGTCAGGCCTGCATGCGGACCGAGTGTGGAGAGTGTCACTTCTGTAAGGACATGAAGAAGTTCGGCGGGCCGGGCCGGATGAAGCAGTCCTGTCTGCTCCGCCAGTGCACTGCG CCCGTGTTGCCGCACACAGCCGTGTGTTTGGCGTGTGGTGAAGCAGGGAAGGAGGACACGGTGGAGTCGGAGGAGGAGAAGTTCAGCCTGTCGCTCATGGAGTGCACCATCTGTAACGAGATCATCCACCCCAGCTGTCTGAAG ATGGCCAGCTCTGAAGGCATCATCAATGATGAGATCCCAAACTGCTGGGAATGTCCAAAGTGCCACAAGGAGGGAAAGACCAGCAAG GATCCAGGAGATGGTTCAGGGAAGAGGCGCCTGGACAATGGGGAGGTGAGCCGCTGGAAGCTGACGGATGAGCCTCCTCCCAGTAAGAAGAAGAGCCTTCCTCTGGAGGACACGGCCCGGCCGGACGGAGCCAAGCGCAGGAGGGACAGGGATCTTCCTCAGGAGACGGCTGCCAAGAAGAAG ATCAAAGGAGCCCGTGATAAACACCTGAAGAAG CAGAAAACCAAACCCAACTCGTCGGACTCCTCTGAAGCCAACGGGCCGAACTCTTCGTCGGGCGGCGGACACGGCTCCGGCTCAGTGCAGGCCTCGACGCCAAGCCAGGACCTGCGCTCGCATCAGCGTGAGAAACTGGAGCGCTTCAAGCGCATGTGCCAGCTCCTGGAGCGAGTGCGTGACTCCAGCTCCTCGTCCTCCTCCAGCTCAGAGACTGACTCTGAGTCGGACTCGGACTCTCCGTCCCCCGCGGGCGCCTCGGAGCCGTCCTCTCCGGCGTACGGCAGCGGAGCGCGCGAGCGTGAGCGGAGCCGGCGTCTGGCCGAGCTGGGCTTCAGCGCCAGCGAGGAGTCCGAGGGCGAGAGCGTGGCGGCGCAGGAGCAGGAGGACGAGCCGCAGACGCAGCGCCGCAGAGGAGACACCAGCACGCGGCAGCGGAGGACGCTTGCTGAGGCTGAGCCGGACGATGATGAGGAAGGCTCGGGCGACCGCGCTCACAAAGCCCTGGCCCCGTCCTCACCACTCACGGCTACGCAGCCGCCGAGCTACGGACACTTAGCGGGCCCCGAGGGCCTGTCCTCGTCCAAGCGCACCAACGGACAAGACGCACGCAACGGCCGCACGAGGGTGAGCGGCAGGGAGCTGCAGGAGAAGGAGAACTCCAACAGCAGCAGCGTCTCCAATCACCGGCACGCCGCTGGGAAGGCCGTCCGCGGGAGCAGGGTCCGTGGAGCAGGCCGGCAGGGCCAGAGCGCTCCCTGGAACAAGAGCACAGCGACGGCCGGATCCGGCGCAGCCAACGGCGGCTCTCACCCGGGGAGCGTCTCGCTGGCACCGCCGCGCTCACAGCTGCTGAAGAGGAGCGCTGTGGCCGTGCCCTCCCCGCCGCGCCCGCTGCAGATGGAGCGGCACCTGGTGCGCCCCCCGCCGGCCTGCCCTGAGCCCCACTGCCTGCCGCTGGACAGCGGAGCCTCACACGTGCTGCCCCGGGACGTCTGGCTCCGCGTCTTCCAGCACCTCAGCCAGCGCCAGCTGTGCGTCTGCATGCGTGTGTGCCGCACCTGGAGCCGCTG gtgctgTGATCACAGGTTATGGACTCAGATCGATCTGAGCCGCCAGCGCTCCATCACTCCTCCCATGCTGAGCAGTATAATCCGTCGACAGCCCGTGTCTCTCAACCTGGGCTACACCAACATCTCCAAGAAACAGCTCATGTGGCTCATTAACCGTCTGCAAG GGCTGCTGGAGCTGAACGTGGCGGGCTGCTCGTGGGCCTCGGTCTCGGCGctctgtcagtctgtgtgtcCCTGTCTGCGGCTGCTGGACCTCAGCTGGGTGGAGGATCTGAAGGACTCGCATCTGAGAGAGCTGCTGGCCCCGCCGACCAACGACACACGCTcag CTCACGGAGAGAACCGCGGCGGCCGCTTCCAGAACGTGACAGAGCTGCGTCTGGTGGGCCTGGAGGTGACGGACGCCGTGTCTCGTCTGCTAGTGCGCTATCTTCCTCACCTGAGCAAGCTGGACCTCAGCCAGTGCTGCCACATCACAGACCAGAGCATCCAGACGCTGACCTCTGCCCTGTCCCCGCTGCGAGAGAGCCTCACACACGTCAGCCtggcag
- the fbxl19 gene encoding F-box/LRR-repeat protein 19 isoform X1 — MLNAEGMSGSKALGGARRRRTRCRRCQACMRTECGECHFCKDMKKFGGPGRMKQSCLLRQCTAPVLPHTAVCLACGEAGKEDTVESEEEKFSLSLMECTICNEIIHPSCLKMASSEGIINDEIPNCWECPKCHKEGKTSKDPGDGSGKRRLDNGEVSRWKLTDEPPPSKKKSLPLEDTARPDGAKRRRDRDLPQETAAKKKIKGARDKHLKKKTKPNSSDSSEANGPNSSSGGGHGSGSVQASTPSQDLRSHQREKLERFKRMCQLLERVRDSSSSSSSSSETDSESDSDSPSPAGASEPSSPAYGSGARERERSRRLAELGFSASEESEGESVAAQEQEDEPQTQRRRGDTSTRQRRTLAEAEPDDDEEGSGDRAHKALAPSSPLTATQPPSYGHLAGPEGLSSSKRTNGQDARNGRTRVSGRELQEKENSNSSSVSNHRHAAGKAVRGSRVRGAGRQGQSAPWNKSTATAGSGAANGGSHPGSVSLAPPRSQLLKRSAVAVPSPPRPLQMERHLVRPPPACPEPHCLPLDSGASHVLPRDVWLRVFQHLSQRQLCVCMRVCRTWSRWCCDHRLWTQIDLSRQRSITPPMLSSIIRRQPVSLNLGYTNISKKQLMWLINRLQGLLELNVAGCSWASVSALCQSVCPCLRLLDLSWVEDLKDSHLRELLAPPTNDTRSAHGENRGGRFQNVTELRLVGLEVTDAVSRLLVRYLPHLSKLDLSQCCHITDQSIQTLTSALSPLRESLTHVSLAGCVKVTEQCLPLLRRCASLQTVDLRSCCLLAPDVSQLHCFPSAPDRLLLKNS, encoded by the exons ATG CTGAATGCGGAGGGGATGTCTGGCAGTAAGGCTCTGGGGGGTGCGCGGCGGCGGAGGACACGGTGCCGGCGCTGTCAGGCCTGCATGCGGACCGAGTGTGGAGAGTGTCACTTCTGTAAGGACATGAAGAAGTTCGGCGGGCCGGGCCGGATGAAGCAGTCCTGTCTGCTCCGCCAGTGCACTGCG CCCGTGTTGCCGCACACAGCCGTGTGTTTGGCGTGTGGTGAAGCAGGGAAGGAGGACACGGTGGAGTCGGAGGAGGAGAAGTTCAGCCTGTCGCTCATGGAGTGCACCATCTGTAACGAGATCATCCACCCCAGCTGTCTGAAG ATGGCCAGCTCTGAAGGCATCATCAATGATGAGATCCCAAACTGCTGGGAATGTCCAAAGTGCCACAAGGAGGGAAAGACCAGCAAG GATCCAGGAGATGGTTCAGGGAAGAGGCGCCTGGACAATGGGGAGGTGAGCCGCTGGAAGCTGACGGATGAGCCTCCTCCCAGTAAGAAGAAGAGCCTTCCTCTGGAGGACACGGCCCGGCCGGACGGAGCCAAGCGCAGGAGGGACAGGGATCTTCCTCAGGAGACGGCTGCCAAGAAGAAG ATCAAAGGAGCCCGTGATAAACACCTGAAGAAG AAAACCAAACCCAACTCGTCGGACTCCTCTGAAGCCAACGGGCCGAACTCTTCGTCGGGCGGCGGACACGGCTCCGGCTCAGTGCAGGCCTCGACGCCAAGCCAGGACCTGCGCTCGCATCAGCGTGAGAAACTGGAGCGCTTCAAGCGCATGTGCCAGCTCCTGGAGCGAGTGCGTGACTCCAGCTCCTCGTCCTCCTCCAGCTCAGAGACTGACTCTGAGTCGGACTCGGACTCTCCGTCCCCCGCGGGCGCCTCGGAGCCGTCCTCTCCGGCGTACGGCAGCGGAGCGCGCGAGCGTGAGCGGAGCCGGCGTCTGGCCGAGCTGGGCTTCAGCGCCAGCGAGGAGTCCGAGGGCGAGAGCGTGGCGGCGCAGGAGCAGGAGGACGAGCCGCAGACGCAGCGCCGCAGAGGAGACACCAGCACGCGGCAGCGGAGGACGCTTGCTGAGGCTGAGCCGGACGATGATGAGGAAGGCTCGGGCGACCGCGCTCACAAAGCCCTGGCCCCGTCCTCACCACTCACGGCTACGCAGCCGCCGAGCTACGGACACTTAGCGGGCCCCGAGGGCCTGTCCTCGTCCAAGCGCACCAACGGACAAGACGCACGCAACGGCCGCACGAGGGTGAGCGGCAGGGAGCTGCAGGAGAAGGAGAACTCCAACAGCAGCAGCGTCTCCAATCACCGGCACGCCGCTGGGAAGGCCGTCCGCGGGAGCAGGGTCCGTGGAGCAGGCCGGCAGGGCCAGAGCGCTCCCTGGAACAAGAGCACAGCGACGGCCGGATCCGGCGCAGCCAACGGCGGCTCTCACCCGGGGAGCGTCTCGCTGGCACCGCCGCGCTCACAGCTGCTGAAGAGGAGCGCTGTGGCCGTGCCCTCCCCGCCGCGCCCGCTGCAGATGGAGCGGCACCTGGTGCGCCCCCCGCCGGCCTGCCCTGAGCCCCACTGCCTGCCGCTGGACAGCGGAGCCTCACACGTGCTGCCCCGGGACGTCTGGCTCCGCGTCTTCCAGCACCTCAGCCAGCGCCAGCTGTGCGTCTGCATGCGTGTGTGCCGCACCTGGAGCCGCTG gtgctgTGATCACAGGTTATGGACTCAGATCGATCTGAGCCGCCAGCGCTCCATCACTCCTCCCATGCTGAGCAGTATAATCCGTCGACAGCCCGTGTCTCTCAACCTGGGCTACACCAACATCTCCAAGAAACAGCTCATGTGGCTCATTAACCGTCTGCAAG GGCTGCTGGAGCTGAACGTGGCGGGCTGCTCGTGGGCCTCGGTCTCGGCGctctgtcagtctgtgtgtcCCTGTCTGCGGCTGCTGGACCTCAGCTGGGTGGAGGATCTGAAGGACTCGCATCTGAGAGAGCTGCTGGCCCCGCCGACCAACGACACACGCTcag CTCACGGAGAGAACCGCGGCGGCCGCTTCCAGAACGTGACAGAGCTGCGTCTGGTGGGCCTGGAGGTGACGGACGCCGTGTCTCGTCTGCTAGTGCGCTATCTTCCTCACCTGAGCAAGCTGGACCTCAGCCAGTGCTGCCACATCACAGACCAGAGCATCCAGACGCTGACCTCTGCCCTGTCCCCGCTGCGAGAGAGCCTCACACACGTCAGCCtggcag
- the fbxl19 gene encoding F-box/LRR-repeat protein 19 isoform X2 has translation MSGSKALGGARRRRTRCRRCQACMRTECGECHFCKDMKKFGGPGRMKQSCLLRQCTAPVLPHTAVCLACGEAGKEDTVESEEEKFSLSLMECTICNEIIHPSCLKMASSEGIINDEIPNCWECPKCHKEGKTSKDPGDGSGKRRLDNGEVSRWKLTDEPPPSKKKSLPLEDTARPDGAKRRRDRDLPQETAAKKKIKGARDKHLKKQKTKPNSSDSSEANGPNSSSGGGHGSGSVQASTPSQDLRSHQREKLERFKRMCQLLERVRDSSSSSSSSSETDSESDSDSPSPAGASEPSSPAYGSGARERERSRRLAELGFSASEESEGESVAAQEQEDEPQTQRRRGDTSTRQRRTLAEAEPDDDEEGSGDRAHKALAPSSPLTATQPPSYGHLAGPEGLSSSKRTNGQDARNGRTRVSGRELQEKENSNSSSVSNHRHAAGKAVRGSRVRGAGRQGQSAPWNKSTATAGSGAANGGSHPGSVSLAPPRSQLLKRSAVAVPSPPRPLQMERHLVRPPPACPEPHCLPLDSGASHVLPRDVWLRVFQHLSQRQLCVCMRVCRTWSRWCCDHRLWTQIDLSRQRSITPPMLSSIIRRQPVSLNLGYTNISKKQLMWLINRLQGLLELNVAGCSWASVSALCQSVCPCLRLLDLSWVEDLKDSHLRELLAPPTNDTRSAHGENRGGRFQNVTELRLVGLEVTDAVSRLLVRYLPHLSKLDLSQCCHITDQSIQTLTSALSPLRESLTHVSLAGCVKVTEQCLPLLRRCASLQTVDLRSCCLLAPDVSQLHCFPSAPDRLLLKNS, from the exons ATGTCTGGCAGTAAGGCTCTGGGGGGTGCGCGGCGGCGGAGGACACGGTGCCGGCGCTGTCAGGCCTGCATGCGGACCGAGTGTGGAGAGTGTCACTTCTGTAAGGACATGAAGAAGTTCGGCGGGCCGGGCCGGATGAAGCAGTCCTGTCTGCTCCGCCAGTGCACTGCG CCCGTGTTGCCGCACACAGCCGTGTGTTTGGCGTGTGGTGAAGCAGGGAAGGAGGACACGGTGGAGTCGGAGGAGGAGAAGTTCAGCCTGTCGCTCATGGAGTGCACCATCTGTAACGAGATCATCCACCCCAGCTGTCTGAAG ATGGCCAGCTCTGAAGGCATCATCAATGATGAGATCCCAAACTGCTGGGAATGTCCAAAGTGCCACAAGGAGGGAAAGACCAGCAAG GATCCAGGAGATGGTTCAGGGAAGAGGCGCCTGGACAATGGGGAGGTGAGCCGCTGGAAGCTGACGGATGAGCCTCCTCCCAGTAAGAAGAAGAGCCTTCCTCTGGAGGACACGGCCCGGCCGGACGGAGCCAAGCGCAGGAGGGACAGGGATCTTCCTCAGGAGACGGCTGCCAAGAAGAAG ATCAAAGGAGCCCGTGATAAACACCTGAAGAAG CAGAAAACCAAACCCAACTCGTCGGACTCCTCTGAAGCCAACGGGCCGAACTCTTCGTCGGGCGGCGGACACGGCTCCGGCTCAGTGCAGGCCTCGACGCCAAGCCAGGACCTGCGCTCGCATCAGCGTGAGAAACTGGAGCGCTTCAAGCGCATGTGCCAGCTCCTGGAGCGAGTGCGTGACTCCAGCTCCTCGTCCTCCTCCAGCTCAGAGACTGACTCTGAGTCGGACTCGGACTCTCCGTCCCCCGCGGGCGCCTCGGAGCCGTCCTCTCCGGCGTACGGCAGCGGAGCGCGCGAGCGTGAGCGGAGCCGGCGTCTGGCCGAGCTGGGCTTCAGCGCCAGCGAGGAGTCCGAGGGCGAGAGCGTGGCGGCGCAGGAGCAGGAGGACGAGCCGCAGACGCAGCGCCGCAGAGGAGACACCAGCACGCGGCAGCGGAGGACGCTTGCTGAGGCTGAGCCGGACGATGATGAGGAAGGCTCGGGCGACCGCGCTCACAAAGCCCTGGCCCCGTCCTCACCACTCACGGCTACGCAGCCGCCGAGCTACGGACACTTAGCGGGCCCCGAGGGCCTGTCCTCGTCCAAGCGCACCAACGGACAAGACGCACGCAACGGCCGCACGAGGGTGAGCGGCAGGGAGCTGCAGGAGAAGGAGAACTCCAACAGCAGCAGCGTCTCCAATCACCGGCACGCCGCTGGGAAGGCCGTCCGCGGGAGCAGGGTCCGTGGAGCAGGCCGGCAGGGCCAGAGCGCTCCCTGGAACAAGAGCACAGCGACGGCCGGATCCGGCGCAGCCAACGGCGGCTCTCACCCGGGGAGCGTCTCGCTGGCACCGCCGCGCTCACAGCTGCTGAAGAGGAGCGCTGTGGCCGTGCCCTCCCCGCCGCGCCCGCTGCAGATGGAGCGGCACCTGGTGCGCCCCCCGCCGGCCTGCCCTGAGCCCCACTGCCTGCCGCTGGACAGCGGAGCCTCACACGTGCTGCCCCGGGACGTCTGGCTCCGCGTCTTCCAGCACCTCAGCCAGCGCCAGCTGTGCGTCTGCATGCGTGTGTGCCGCACCTGGAGCCGCTG gtgctgTGATCACAGGTTATGGACTCAGATCGATCTGAGCCGCCAGCGCTCCATCACTCCTCCCATGCTGAGCAGTATAATCCGTCGACAGCCCGTGTCTCTCAACCTGGGCTACACCAACATCTCCAAGAAACAGCTCATGTGGCTCATTAACCGTCTGCAAG GGCTGCTGGAGCTGAACGTGGCGGGCTGCTCGTGGGCCTCGGTCTCGGCGctctgtcagtctgtgtgtcCCTGTCTGCGGCTGCTGGACCTCAGCTGGGTGGAGGATCTGAAGGACTCGCATCTGAGAGAGCTGCTGGCCCCGCCGACCAACGACACACGCTcag CTCACGGAGAGAACCGCGGCGGCCGCTTCCAGAACGTGACAGAGCTGCGTCTGGTGGGCCTGGAGGTGACGGACGCCGTGTCTCGTCTGCTAGTGCGCTATCTTCCTCACCTGAGCAAGCTGGACCTCAGCCAGTGCTGCCACATCACAGACCAGAGCATCCAGACGCTGACCTCTGCCCTGTCCCCGCTGCGAGAGAGCCTCACACACGTCAGCCtggcag